The Tumebacillus amylolyticus genome window below encodes:
- a CDS encoding C39 family peptidase, whose protein sequence is MKKKLIAIVAAAMTLTTQVAMADTGIATISAGSEVNTVTTASVSLAVPLYSQSGQTWSSQTMQSCAETISAAGCTLTSATMVFKYYGVSIDPGQMNSKMGASACPFVYGDAITKAGAGIVNHVTTSSPTAWSTVYSAAKSALDAGHPYIVGMNKPAGGTHFVVISGYATTGASASDFTIKDPAGGVTRTLSYYTGLSYTPYRGVVYSK, encoded by the coding sequence ATGAAAAAGAAACTGATCGCAATCGTCGCCGCAGCGATGACCCTGACCACGCAAGTGGCAATGGCAGACACCGGAATCGCAACGATCTCGGCAGGTTCCGAAGTCAACACCGTTACCACCGCATCCGTATCTCTCGCAGTGCCGCTCTACAGCCAATCCGGCCAAACTTGGAGCAGCCAAACGATGCAATCTTGCGCGGAAACCATCTCTGCAGCAGGTTGCACGTTGACTTCTGCTACCATGGTCTTCAAATATTACGGCGTTTCCATTGACCCGGGTCAAATGAACTCCAAGATGGGCGCTTCCGCTTGCCCGTTCGTCTACGGCGATGCCATCACGAAGGCAGGCGCCGGGATCGTCAACCACGTGACCACGTCCTCCCCGACCGCATGGAGCACCGTCTACAGCGCAGCGAAATCCGCTCTGGACGCAGGCCACCCGTACATCGTCGGCATGAACAAACCGGCCGGCGGCACGCACTTCGTCGTCATCTCCGGCTACGCAACCACCGGCGCATCTGCGTCCGACTTCACGATCAAAGACCCGGCAGGCGGCGTAACCCGCACCCTGAGCTACTACACCGGTCTGTCCTACACCCCGTACCGCGGTGTTGTATACTCCAAGTAA
- a CDS encoding pyridoxal phosphate-dependent aminotransferase produces the protein MNIKQADRLQSLPTQFFSTMVAKVNASIAAGNDVINLGQGNPDLPTPPHIVESLRTEVLDPITHKYPPFSGMIELKIAIAQWYKSEFNVDLDPATEVAILFGGKTGLVELPVCLCNPGDAVLVPDPGYPDYWSGVALAQAEMVMMPLLRENAFLPDYSQIPKDKLDKAKIMFLNYPNNPTSATAPLSFYEDTIEFARKHNIVVASDFAYGAIGFDGEKPVSFLQAEGAKEVGVEFYTLSKTYNMAGWRVGFALGNKDVISAINLIQDHYYVSLPAFIQRAAVAALTAPQDCVHELAATYQRRRDVFVGGLREAGWDVLMPKGSFFTWVPVPKGFTSLEFSDLLLQKAHVMVAPGNGFGDSGEGYVRVGLLTSEQRLQEAVDRMVKMSL, from the coding sequence ATGAACATAAAGCAAGCGGATCGTTTGCAGTCTCTTCCGACGCAATTTTTTTCCACGATGGTGGCGAAAGTCAACGCTTCCATCGCAGCAGGGAATGACGTAATCAACCTCGGCCAAGGCAATCCGGACCTGCCGACGCCGCCGCACATCGTCGAATCGCTTCGCACCGAAGTGCTCGACCCGATTACGCACAAATACCCGCCGTTCTCCGGCATGATCGAACTCAAGATCGCCATCGCCCAATGGTACAAGTCTGAATTCAACGTCGACCTCGATCCGGCAACGGAAGTCGCGATCCTGTTCGGCGGCAAGACCGGCCTCGTCGAACTCCCGGTCTGCCTCTGCAACCCGGGCGACGCCGTGCTCGTCCCGGACCCGGGCTACCCGGACTACTGGTCGGGTGTGGCGTTGGCTCAAGCAGAGATGGTGATGATGCCGCTGCTCCGTGAGAATGCCTTCCTCCCGGACTACTCGCAGATTCCCAAGGACAAGCTCGACAAAGCGAAGATCATGTTCCTGAACTACCCGAACAACCCGACTTCGGCAACGGCTCCGCTTTCCTTCTATGAAGATACGATCGAATTCGCCCGCAAGCACAACATCGTCGTCGCATCCGACTTCGCTTACGGTGCCATCGGCTTTGACGGGGAGAAACCGGTCTCGTTCCTCCAAGCAGAGGGGGCGAAGGAAGTCGGCGTGGAATTTTACACGCTCTCCAAAACCTACAACATGGCAGGCTGGCGCGTAGGCTTTGCTCTGGGGAACAAAGACGTCATCTCGGCGATCAACTTGATCCAAGACCATTACTACGTTTCGCTTCCGGCTTTCATCCAGCGTGCGGCGGTCGCGGCGCTGACCGCTCCGCAAGACTGCGTACACGAGTTGGCGGCCACCTACCAGCGTCGTCGTGACGTATTCGTCGGCGGCTTGCGCGAGGCCGGGTGGGACGTGCTGATGCCCAAGGGTTCGTTCTTCACCTGGGTACCGGTGCCCAAGGGCTTCACGTCCTTGGAATTCTCCGACCTGTTGCTTCAGAAAGCGCATGTCATGGTTGCACCGGGGAACGGATTTGGCGACAGCGGCGAAGGCTACGTGCGAGTGGGTCTCTTGACTTCCGAGCAACGCTTGCAAGAAGCGGTCGACCGCATGGTAAAAATGTCCCTGTAA